The following coding sequences are from one Malaciobacter pacificus window:
- a CDS encoding ATP-binding protein, which produces MEEKNPWQARFERERKARKESERLLEEKSLELWKINQDLEALVEKRTKSLQKALEKAKKADKVKSDFLANMSHEIRTPLNSIIGFSQFLVNDKTIGDKNIKSASIIESSANSLLTIINDILDFSKIESGNFDISMSQTNINEVCNEVVDLLSNKIEKKQLKFDYKYDSKIPKYILTDGLRLKQVLLNLLSNAIKFTPESKNISFFVNLVDEDSSKVSIEFEVSDTGIGIPNDKLQTIFNPFIQLENIENKHHTGTGLGLSICRNILEKLDSEFQIKSKINHGTTFKFILNVEVCQSDKVEIKEKEQKIKTDEQIIKGKILIAEDNSANQQLIDIVFEELGVDYKLAINGQDVIDIYKKYHEDFDLILMDINMPIMNGIEAFYEIREYEENQSLNPIPVVALTANAIKGDREKFISLGMNDYLSKPINLDELEKLLQKYTK; this is translated from the coding sequence ATGGAAGAGAAAAATCCTTGGCAGGCTCGTTTTGAAAGAGAAAGAAAAGCTAGAAAAGAGAGTGAGAGACTTCTTGAAGAAAAAAGTTTAGAACTTTGGAAAATAAATCAAGACCTTGAAGCTTTAGTTGAGAAAAGAACTAAGTCTTTGCAAAAAGCTTTAGAAAAAGCTAAAAAAGCAGATAAAGTTAAATCAGACTTTTTAGCTAATATGTCTCATGAAATAAGAACACCTTTAAATTCTATTATAGGTTTTTCTCAATTTTTAGTAAATGATAAAACTATAGGTGATAAAAATATTAAAAGTGCATCAATTATCGAATCAAGTGCAAATTCATTATTAACAATAATTAATGATATACTTGATTTTTCTAAAATTGAAAGTGGAAACTTTGATATATCAATGTCACAAACTAATATAAATGAAGTTTGTAATGAAGTAGTTGATTTATTATCAAATAAAATTGAGAAAAAACAACTGAAGTTTGATTATAAATATGATAGTAAAATTCCAAAATATATATTAACAGATGGTTTAAGATTAAAACAAGTTTTACTAAATCTTTTAAGCAATGCTATAAAATTTACCCCAGAATCAAAAAACATTAGTTTTTTTGTTAATTTAGTAGATGAAGACTCTTCAAAGGTTTCAATAGAGTTTGAAGTTAGTGATACTGGAATTGGTATACCAAATGATAAATTACAAACAATTTTTAATCCTTTTATACAACTTGAAAATATTGAAAATAAACATCATACAGGTACAGGTTTAGGTCTAAGTATTTGTAGAAATATCTTAGAAAAATTAGATTCAGAATTTCAAATTAAAAGTAAGATTAATCATGGAACTACTTTTAAATTCATTTTGAATGTAGAAGTTTGCCAGAGTGATAAAGTAGAAATAAAAGAAAAGGAGCAAAAAATTAAAACTGATGAACAGATTATAAAAGGTAAAATCTTAATAGCTGAGGATAATAGTGCAAATCAACAATTAATTGATATTGTGTTTGAAGAACTAGGAGTTGATTATAAACTTGCTATAAATGGCCAAGATGTAATTGATATTTATAAAAAATATCATGAAGATTTTGACTTAATTTTAATGGATATAAATATGCCAATAATGAATGGAATTGAGGCTTTTTATGAGATTAGAGAATATGAAGAGAATCAAAGCTTAAATCCTATTCCAGTAGTTGCTTTAACTGCTAATGCAATAAAAGGAGATAGGGAAAAGTTCATTTCCTTGGGAATGAATGATTATTTAAGTAAGCCAATTAATCTAGATGAATTAGAAAAACTACTACAAAAATATACAAAATAA
- a CDS encoding heme NO-binding domain-containing protein codes for MKGIVFTELIEFVEDALGFDVADKMIEKAKLENDGAFTQGGNYPFSQMLKLLGALSEITAKKPNELLFIFGKHLFSVLVKLYNKDIQKVGGALEFIDSVEQLVHVEVKKLYPDVDLPTFQTVSKDENSMVLVYKSEKRLESFAHGLMIACGEYFNENLDISYKTISQEPYEVQFNIKKS; via the coding sequence ATGAAAGGTATAGTTTTTACAGAATTAATTGAGTTTGTTGAGGATGCTTTAGGTTTTGACGTAGCTGATAAGATGATAGAAAAAGCAAAGTTAGAAAATGATGGAGCCTTTACTCAAGGTGGTAATTATCCTTTTTCTCAAATGTTAAAATTGCTAGGGGCTTTATCTGAGATTACAGCTAAAAAGCCAAATGAGTTACTTTTTATTTTTGGAAAACATTTATTTAGTGTTTTAGTAAAACTTTATAATAAAGATATACAAAAAGTTGGAGGAGCTTTAGAGTTTATTGATAGTGTAGAACAATTAGTTCATGTGGAAGTAAAAAAGCTTTATCCCGATGTTGATTTACCTACTTTCCAAACAGTTTCTAAAGATGAGAATAGTATGGTATTAGTATATAAATCAGAAAAAAGGTTAGAATCTTTTGCCCATGGTTTGATGATAGCTTGTGGAGAATATTTCAATGAAAATTTAGATATAAGTTATAAAACAATTAGTCAAGAGCCTTATGAGGTTCAATTTAATATAAAGAAAAGTTAA
- a CDS encoding Y-family DNA polymerase, with amino-acid sequence MFLHLDLDCFFVSAHRTLDDSLFHIPVAVGGRSNLNIFSSKKEVRKISSNSGAFVSTILTNEGMKSFKDYFVDENGKIRGIVTTSSYEARAYGVKTAMSVNEALKLCPHLKMLAPNYPLYHDLSNKLKELLIKEIPLVEQFSIDEFFGDVTGYIDEDEIVEFAYKLKRKIQKELKLPVSIGIANTKYLSKLITEYAKPDGVKYVSRDHIANFIKNIPIEEFPGIGKGFQSRLKGYGIRTLGDVKNNQKLFYSWKKPGIDLYNRICGIRDNKLTTFREKKSIGIGRTFDVLYDREELRRRVIILSRYLCFLVKKANVNPLSYHIKIKYESRIKSKNYINVNTIFNELDFKKHMAKLFEENDNHPSHGVVQLMISVTNFAKINEYTYNLFEYEDNLKKRELTNQLQKVRAKYGVDVIKSLSEIKNDD; translated from the coding sequence ATGTTTTTGCACTTAGATTTAGATTGCTTTTTTGTTTCTGCTCATAGAACCTTAGATGATAGTTTGTTTCATATTCCAGTTGCTGTTGGAGGACGAAGTAATCTTAATATATTTTCTTCTAAAAAAGAGGTTAGAAAAATATCTTCTAATAGTGGAGCTTTTGTAAGTACTATTCTTACAAATGAGGGTATGAAAAGCTTCAAAGATTACTTTGTTGATGAGAATGGAAAAATCAGAGGTATTGTAACTACATCTTCTTATGAGGCAAGAGCATATGGAGTTAAAACAGCAATGAGCGTAAATGAGGCATTAAAATTATGTCCTCATTTAAAAATGTTAGCACCAAACTATCCTTTATACCATGACTTATCAAATAAATTAAAAGAATTACTAATAAAAGAAATACCACTTGTAGAACAGTTTTCAATCGATGAATTTTTTGGAGATGTTACTGGATATATTGATGAGGATGAGATTGTAGAGTTTGCTTATAAGCTAAAGAGAAAAATACAAAAAGAGTTAAAACTGCCTGTTTCAATAGGAATAGCTAATACAAAGTATCTTTCCAAACTTATCACAGAATATGCAAAACCAGATGGTGTTAAGTATGTGAGTCGTGACCATATTGCAAATTTTATAAAAAATATCCCAATTGAAGAGTTCCCTGGTATTGGAAAAGGTTTTCAATCAAGATTAAAAGGATATGGAATACGAACACTTGGTGATGTGAAAAATAATCAAAAGCTTTTTTATTCATGGAAAAAACCAGGTATTGATTTATATAACCGTATTTGTGGAATAAGGGATAATAAGCTTACTACTTTTAGAGAAAAAAAATCTATAGGAATAGGGCGAACCTTTGATGTATTATATGATAGAGAAGAGTTAAGAAGAAGGGTAATTATTCTTTCTAGGTATCTTTGTTTTTTAGTTAAAAAAGCAAATGTAAATCCACTAAGTTATCATATAAAGATAAAATATGAATCAAGAATAAAATCAAAAAATTATATAAATGTAAATACAATTTTTAATGAACTTGATTTTAAAAAACATATGGCAAAGCTTTTTGAAGAAAATGATAACCATCCAAGTCATGGAGTAGTTCAGCTTATGATTAGTGTTACCAATTTTGCAAAAATAAATGAATATACCTATAATCTCTTTGAATATGAAGATAATCTAAAAAAAAGAGAGTTAACAAATCAGCTTCAAAAAGTTAGGGCAAAATATGGGGTAGATGTGATAAAGTCATTGAGTGAAATTAAAAATGATGATTAG